Within Wyeomyia smithii strain HCP4-BCI-WySm-NY-G18 chromosome 2, ASM2978416v1, whole genome shotgun sequence, the genomic segment ttggacatatttttcacttttttcggttttagattttcatttcacatccctatgtagccgaactttttgagagaagtattctacttcaaaaaatgtaCACTGTCATAATAAACGTAGCGGAATATATCAGCATATATAGCACTACAAAGCAATCAGAGAAGTACATGAAGAGTAACCAGGAACTTACCGATTACGATTGAATAAACAGAAGGATCTATTCCCGATGCAGTCACTAAAAGATTTCGAAGCTCAGGAATTTCATCATGctctgaaaattgaaaatatgtttaTGCATTTCGgatgaaaatatcataacttGAGATTTACTTTGAATcagtattattatttatatattattattttgcatttatttCCACATGTGCttattattataaataaaaaaacaacgcaACTAAACACAAATCGCATCAGTTAACTTGCAATACAAAAATGGCTGttagaaaaactgtgggccAAATCGTCATTGATATGCGCTTATTTTTACTATGTAATCTGTCACACTGACAGAAATGTATTAGACCAAAATGCATAACATAATAGATTCCACTTCAGAaaggtttttattttcaatgcaaaaaatTGGTAGAAACACTACGACAAAATCGTGGGGGACAtagaaattttaattaaattcaCTGTATGCGTAACAAAATAGTGTTTTATATTGACAATTATTGATAATAGTAATTATGAAAACAGTTTGATGTTTATTGTTACTACTACATTTGTGTTCAAAGTGATGTCCGCATCAACATGGTTTTCAACATACCGCTGCAGCTGGGCCCAATTTGCACGATGGTAATTTCTTCTTCGTTGAACTTGGCGCCGTTCTACGTTAGCACCAATCTCAGCGATGACCGGATGATGATCCGAGGAGAGCTCTGTtatggttttcggaatcgaaaatcgatcggtgattttggtcagaaaaatgtcaagcttGGAGCCTACACCAGCAGGGGAGATGTAAGTTGGCAATTCCGGATGAGCGGGATATTAATATCCAGCTTCGGTATCTTCTACAATGatgttaccatttgagttgcacCTGGAGTCACCCCAAGCGAAGTGGCGAGCGTTGAGATCCCCTGTGATGACGAAATTGCCTCCTCTTCTAGAcagcttttgaatttcgttcttCAATTTCACCGTGGTTCCATTTGCCCGTCGAGACTGCTTCGGACAATAGACCGCAATAAAAATCAGTGGTGGTAATTTCGATTCCTACAGCTTCGACAAAGGTTGTGTTGAAACTCGGTGGTGATTTGTATGGTAGTTCTCTCCTTATGGCAATTGCAACCCCGCCCCCAGCTGAGGTTGTGCGATCCAGTCTGACTATCGAGTGCTCCGGCAGGCAGAAGTTTATGTTcggcttcaaatgtgtttcggttattgcagcgacatcgatgtggtgtatgttcagaaaatgtagaagttctaacttcttgttggccacagagcgggcattccagttaaggattcgaaagaatggatgcatgacggtagtaaaaagtcatcatgaccgcaatctgtccctggttggtgcgacaagcctttgtttgctgatcgagtttaagaagaagcgtagctagctgttccatcgagtacaaattactacttgctgggggcatgctggtagcctgtgcataactcaaaaatccggggAGGCCCCGGCTAGGAATACCACCAGTTGGAGGAGGTGGTAACGGCAACGTACTTGAAGCCGCTGGCGGGGTTGGTGTAACGCTAGGttgtacactttttctattcgacggtcgctggcgattggcaatttcacttcgaattttgataaattctggtcgttttggacaggaacggctgttcgtagcatgctctttgtcacagttaagacacttgatttgttcGGCTTCCTCAACAAGACAATCCTCTGTTCGATGCGGACCTGCACATTTCATGCAGCGATATGGCAATTCTTTGTGCCATGTCCATAGTTCAAGCAGTTGGAACACTGTGTGACATCGCGATGAATCGGTTTGTATCGCTCCCATTGCACGATGATGTTGAATAGGGCggtgattgttttcactgtgcTTAGAGTAGTTGACCCCAGGTGGATCAGGTATAACTGATCACGATACTCGATGGCTTTGTTGTGTCTTATCATTTTGTATACTGCTTCCACTTCTAGGCCGCAAGCGACTAGCTCCGTttttaactcgtccagttccaattccggtaaaccacgcagtacaactttgaatggttttgtagctgcaATATCGTGAGTGAAATACTCCGCTTTTGTTTGCTTTAGGTAAGCCTCTACTGCCTTGTAATGTGGGGTGGATGGAACGACGATTCTTGTAGCCAGCcctttgctgaaaaaaaaaaaaaaaaaacaccaagcGTGAGACGAAGAATGATGAGCTCTCTGTACCATGCGCACTTCTTTTTATATGCATTCGCATGCAGAGTAGGTTGGGGAAGTTTCACTTCTTCTATCGCGCTGTTAGGTCGACTGAAAAGGGGGTAGAGTTACTCCACCGCGGAAACCTTTACAGGTTACGTTTGCTTGTCAGGGGAATATTGCCAATTCGGAAATAATTCATAATTCAGTTGAATTaggtaaattttattattattctctCTACCATGTAACCATGTTCAAGCAcagccacagctcgttgcgattcactgtatcgtacgcagCCTTAAAGTTTATAAAAAGATGATGTATCTGCAAGTTATGTTCTCGAAACTCATCGAGGATCTgcctcaaggtgaacatctggtctgTTGCAGATCATCCCGCTTCGATATTCtacaacaaaggcttcctgcaacagcctcagtcgctggaacaggatacgggagagaatttgtAGGCGGagttgagaagggttatgcctcgagtctatgtccctttatgttgatagggcatatgagtccttccaaccagtccgtaggtagttgttcttcagaccatacccttaggataatttggtgaattgcactacacagccgttTCCATTGCTGAGTGAATACACTGTTGCCACGTGTTGATGTGCTTCGGCAATAAGGAATGAATACGAATGTAACGAAGTGATATTCAGCAGCCCTGCTTGAAATAAGTGCCCACGATCGCATCAACCGCCTGGAATACACGATCTCCAGTTTTTGGCCAaagcacctcttgtatggctgtaCCTTCACTTTTACCTTCCGTAGCTTTCTGGgccgcgtgccggttcgagcagagtcctaacattccaagtgccaagtttccaatcgttgtcctttttcgtttgtctaggtctataccgattttTCCAAGTTCCGCGACGGGGCCGGCTgctgtcttgggtgtagctggcgagacaccgcatatcatagttcagccgtcagCTTAGGCTCAGACGCTCGGGCAAGCTGCTCTTCAAGGAGAACAGCTGAACATATCCAGATTGCACGAACTTTCCTCTTAACACTGCACATGAGGTCTTGTAAAACGTTTGGACCCACTATTTTTTGTGTGGAAATCCATTTTCTCATCATATCCTTCTCCGATTTGACTTCCCTAAGATGTTTCCTAAGTACCTGATTCATGATGGCCCAGTACTTCTGAATTGGCCGCAGTTCGGATTGAGCGGAGGATTGAGATGCCTTGGTACGAAATAGACATTTTAAGTGTCGTTCCACTCCAGAACATCTTCGAGTAATGACACGAGGCGAAATCCGGCCCAAAGGTGGGGGACCATTGTGTGAGCTCAGAAGTGGAAGTAAACGCTTTTGGAGGCATTCCTTCAAGTATACCTGCCCATAGACCGTCCCGGTTGTCAAGAATGGGGTGCTCTGCTTTTTACACGAGCCAATTGCTCGCCAAACCATGTACTGATTGGCAAACTTTGATACCTTCTGCTTTCTAACGTCCTTAGGAACTTCGAATTTATCATGAGCGGTGAAGTACTGAAGCCCTGGAAGCTGCGGATGGCTGCTTTTACTTATGTCTCGTCATCCATAACAAAGCAATGTGATTTCGTCAACATCTGGTTGTAGAGCTTCTGTGGACGTGTTTTCGCCACCGTATTCTACCGTTCATTGCAAAGTGGTGCCTCCTGAACTTTATACGTGCGTAATCTTTCACGTTTTTTTTGCATCAAAGTTTTACTCAAATGCAGTATTTTAGTCACATCTCTAACTGAACTGTTCGGATTTCTCTTAAAAGCTTGAAATACCCGCTTGTGATCCTTTACACAATAGAGGGAGATCCATTTTGgccacttttcttttttcggtcGATAGTCAAACGCTCATTGTACTGATTTAAAACGCGACTTACCGTAGATTGAACCGTTTCCAGCTTCCTGATAATTGTACGATGAGATAGATTTGGATTTTCGAGGTATGTGGGCAAAATTTCATTACCCCTTTTTTGTTCTTTCGACTCCATCTTCGCAACGATTGCATTAGTAGCTGAGTGCAATGTACACAGTGTCAACAATACACATTGAACAAATTCCACCCAAATGTTCAATAGAAAATACTCAATGAGTAAAAAGTTACAGCCATTTGAAAATGATGCAATTGATTCCGTACACCCTTCGAGGCAAACCCGAGAGTTTAGGACTAAGACATCGTCAACGAATTTAGCTCTAGCCAAGCTACTATTCTAAAAAGccatacagtcaggttttttttacgcggtttctttatacgcggttttttttacgcggattcttgaattaacgcggtttttttacgcggatttttgaattaacgcgtttttttacgcggatttttgaattaacgcggtttttttttcgcggattttttaattaacgcggttttttttacgcgatacgcgtttaaatgtttatctagtaaaagacttagtccaaaaaatactctccgcccaccaaaagatccggaatgaccgtcaaagaggacaattaaatactgtattatactggttctagagtgtctcggtttttttttctaaagctctttttgctggactactttacgcggattttttaaaaacgtgtttttttacgcggatttttgagttagcgcggtttttttacgcggattttcgaattaacgcggtttttttttcgcggttttttttacgaggtacgtactgccgctcatggcaagtccgtcccaattgcatttttatcaattttgagtttatttatggaatcaatttctttttatatctacgttcgataaaacaaatatttttgaatacttcgttctgaggaactatgaaaaaaatagcaagtcggtttgtcc encodes:
- the LOC129723512 gene encoding uncharacterized protein LOC129723512 — protein: MEHTGPYGWCILERGLFGLVDSKGLATRIVVPSTPHYKAVEAYLKQTKAEYFTHDIAATKPFKVVLRGLPELELDELKTELVACGLEVEAVYKMIRHNKAIEYRDQLYLIHLGSTTLSTVKTITALFNIIVQWERYKPIHRDVTQCSNCLNYGHGTKNCHIAA